GTGTATCTGACATGGATATTTTCAGTTTTATTacttttcatgtatttggagggtcCTTGAAGGGTTGTATTCCCATACCAATGACCAAAAATATGTTGGACATTGGTTTCAGACATGAGTACTTCAAGAAAAAATTAAGAGTCCAAGCAACTTAAATCTCATATACTATTTGAGTAGCTAGTTGCATCTAATTTACGGATTTGGCGTTCAACCTGTTTTCTATATTGCACTCGTGCTATGTCAAACATTATAAAGAACACAGTAACTTGTTTTGTCGAAGAACTAATGCTCTGTGGTTTCTATCATTTAAAGCTGCAATTTCTTACTGTGCTACTGCTATCCACTCGTAGACATTTCTTCTGAATCTGACTTCATTGTTGGCCTCCGAGTCTTTagatttcttttgaaattcctcTGCATCTTTTCCAGTAATTGTTTTACTAAATCAAGAAGAACCTTGGGTCATTTACTAATGTGCTTGTAAACAAATGAGTTAAAATTGTTTCGAGTTTTCTCATTTTGAGTTACAATTGAAGTTTGAACATATCTGTATGTTTATAACATATTGCCCTTTCCACCTGTAATCTTATTCTGTGTTGttatttttgagtttgtatcTTTTGCTGTAAAAAACTGTCTTATATAGTTGAGTTGAAGCTTTCAGTAACAGATTAGTGTTGTTTTTGTCAGGTCGACCTTGGAGTTGCAGTTCAAAGGGCTTGTGCGAGTGGGAATCAGCAACTCAAATACCTGTATCCTTTGGATATTAGCATTAAAGAGAAAATTGAGGCAATTGCTAAGTCATACGGTGCCAGTGGTGTTGAATACACCGAACAGGTAAACTCTTTATAGATCTTTAATCAATATATTCCGTTTCAAAATGTCTTTGATCCTGTGCACATCATCGTTTGAATTTAGATTACTTTGTTTTGGAGTTCTTGCATTTCTACTTGTCTCTTTTTGATGACACATTTTGTATACTGGGAattcttaaaatgaaaatattgtgGAAATACCATCTTCTTTGCGTTTCGGGTAGGAAACCAAATAGGCATCGGAAACCCTTTAAAAGCTTGGTCTTTAAGAAAAAGATACAGTGAAGGAGCTTCTAGGGTTGAGCAAAAGGAAAAACTGATTCGAAACTGTAGCGTCAGGTTTGATTCGGATAAGGTCTTTTACTTGTTCAGTTCAGGGTTAAGATCTGTTTGTGGATCATGAAGTCAAAAACCAAAAATATTCGAACCAAATTCAGATATTAGTAACAATAAATATAAAGAAACCTGTCCAGACTTTTCTCTTTGTCATGAATAATTCTTTTGCTCTCAAACCAGGCTGAGAAACAGATCGAGATGTACACCAAACAAGGGTTTTCAGGTTTACCAATCTGCATGGCGAAAACTCAGTACTCATTTTCGCACAATGCTGCTGAGAAGGGAGCACCAGGTGGATTTATCTTACCGATAAGGGATGTGCGAGCCAGCATAGGAGCCGGGTTCATTTATCCTTTAGTGGGTACAATGAGCACAATGCCAGGGCTACCAACAAGGCCATGCTTTTATGAAATCGATCTCGACACTGCCACCGGAAAGGTCATTGGTCTTTCATGAAGGCATAGCAGGTTTGGTTTGGTGAGAGCTTCTGGAGTGGGTGCATGAAGCAATTAACAGTTGTTGGTACTTGTGTTCCTTAACCTTTCCCAGTTCttaattgtgttattttaatGGTGAAGTTGAATACTTGTGAAGAATAAAATCCTTTTTTAATTTCTCTAATCATCCTTGGATTATTGTAATAATTTACTGAAGTTCATGAGTAGTTTGTGAAGTAATTATGGGTAACACACGTTTAATCTGCCTTGCAATATCAACTTCCCACCCAAATTTACTTGCCTAAACACTCACTAAAAAAcctcaaaattatacatatatttattataggAAAACATTATATTGAAAACAGTAATGAATATATTAAGAAATTCCCTGGTGAGGCCAATGGTCTTGGTTATTTTTTAAGTGTAAATAACACATAAGGTCATTAAAATAtcagtaagtttacgttttgagtatttcaaaaagttataaaataatcattgaactattctaaagtttcatttaagtcactaggctaTTAAAGTTGTTGCTATATGGCCTTCTTTGTTCACATTGTTTGCACCAACCGATTTCATTTCcttctcttttacaattttttttctatgaaACAATTTTGAATATCACAAATCTAcgaaccaaaatccaaataatTTTCTTCTTCAATCTCTGACACTGACCGTTAGGTCAATTTggatttaaggtatgttcttttactCGTTGATGAGTGCTAATCCACCGTACCGATCATCACATCATTAGTTGGAGCTTGCTAatcgaacttaaaaaaaaaaaagaaacttaacatcctaatgacttaaataaagaTTTTCGAATAGTTCAGGATTTAAATCAAAATTCTCAAATAGTTCAGAGATCATTTCGTAACTTTTaaggtttttcattttattttaaaatttgatactaTTTTGGCAAGGGTCTTTCTTACCTTAATTGGTGGTGGAGAGTTCGATCCTCGCCCTGGGTATGGAGCAGTTTTAAAACTCGTGACCAGCATCTATTCCCTTAATGAACCTACAAAATTCGAAAAATTAATTATTGAGCTCGCTTTGGAAgatatcttaagaaaaaaaaatgatactattttaaaatataatagttttctATGTTAAATGCATTGCACGTGAATTTAGGtgtttacttttaatttattaaataatattttaactatcttcaaaaattatatttttactaattaaataagGATAGgtctaaataaaagtttattaattttgaaaaataattgagATGATAAGATAATActttaaaagtaaagaaaataaaaagcgAGAAACAACCGAAAGTGAAATATTATATGATAATTGCAAAATTCATTTAATACAGTGCACATAAGATGAATAACTAGACAAAATCCACACAAAGTATATGCACAAGATAGGAATAGGACCTACATAGGGACTCAAAATTGGGCCTACAAGATTTGGGAGTCTCAGCCTTTATCTACAGTACGCGAGCCTCATTGGCtactaaattttagtttaaactaatatataattataacactaattgaataataattaatttaaaatagagataaaaaatataattaagtcATAATCATGGTAGAactaataatgaaaatattattaataaaataattataattataattattctattattAACAATTGTTTATCAAAAATAAAGGTAAAATATGTATATTAGTTTCACATTCATGATTGTAATAAAACAttattagtaaaataattataattattttatattatattgcatgattttatagatttaaaaatatgtcaaatataattaacataaaatattaatttttatttgattaattttttttactttaatttctcaaatagaaataaattatactTGATTCAAGATTTATATTAGATTGAGTCAATTTGATTTGATGCAATTCGCATCTATtagaaatttcaatttaattatttttatagataatttatatttatttaattaaaaattttaatgtattaaaattatcaaattaactattagttttaaatttaatgttaaaacattaaatacaatatttttttatttttaatattaaaaactatttttaatattttatatttatttttttctaatttagaaCCAAATagaaatgttattaattaaaaaaataaattcaaattgtatcaaatataataaaattaaactttatgAATTTTGCTCAAAATCAACTTATCTTATTCAGAAGATATTATCGTAATATGTTATCTAATTTTATGATAGTTTGTTTTCATAAGCAaaacaaatattgagattattaaaacatgtaattgtactatacaaaaatgaaataaattaaagttcTGATACTATGTTAAGATAGAAAAAAGAAACGGGAAGAGTTGTTTGACTGCTGAGAAAGTGGAAcaagaaaatataaaagcaaCAGATCAATAATTGATGATTGATAAAAAAACGATAGCTTACAAGTGTGACTAATACACCTTTATATATTGCTATGATAATTGCTGATAATAGCATTTAACTAACTATAATTTTAATACATGTTAACTACCATTGTTAACAACCACTCTCAACAATACAAATGACTTTATAATTAGCATCAGCTCAGTGACTAGGTTGTAGATACTAACAAACACTTTCAACTCGATAAGTAATTTAAATATAGAGTAACAATCTTTCAAGCGAAAATTGTTGTTTGATTTCCAAGAAAATTTTTAACAATGGATATCTTTgtagaaatttattaaattacttagAATTTGGACCcaattgataaaatgtgtaagtGTTGAGGATTAATATGTTGTAAATACTGGTTAAAAAAGGTTATGTCATCATTTTCATGAACGATTTAATGAAGGGTAACCAAAACATAATTGAATGAAAACATTAGTGATGAAATTAATAGTTTTATAGTTTGgtaaccaaaattaaaataccctaatagtttaattactaatgatgtaatttaccctaaattaaATCACTTAATTCTCATTAATGAAATCACATAACATgctaatataattatataatttggaCTCATAAATAATCAACATTTAAGTCTCGAGTTTGTCCTGATATTACTTAAATTGATCCAAAGCCTTGGTCTTGGACTTGCATGAAATTCCTATCCGACATGCTTCAGTTAATTATTTAtaactataaaaatttaaatgaaagtaCAAGTTCAAAACTTAAGAGACAATTTCTAGTCTAATTTCTGTCACTCTATTTCATTTATCCACTATTCAAGACTTAAGAAACACAAGTTGATCCACCATGAACCTTCATTGAATGGCAACAATTTGGTCCATTGATCTCTTGTTgaataaaaccttaaaattaaGCTTTAAATTTGTTGGATATTGACCTTGTAACCGGCCCAATTGAAAAACTCAAATCACCTCATTCTGCCCCGTGCACGCATCAGTTGCAACCATGGTGCCTTCCTGCTTACCTAGTGAACGATAGAAAGAACAATAGCAAGTAGTGCACAAAACCTAACAATTAATTGGTTTAATGATGTTTGACATCATGTTCACGGTTCGAAACAAAGCCGTCTCATCGGTAGAGTAAAATTTGTAGTTTTTCCCCATAAATTGACTAACAATATGACCTGCAAAAGCAAGAGTAGGTGGTATGACAATAAGAAAGATACATATCTCAACTAACTGTCGGTAAAGAATAAGGATCATTTGACTTGCAATCTTTAAGAGTGAAAGTGGAGTCAGCAAGAGAGTGACATATTTAGCTGGAGAAAGGGCCATTTTAGAACCGTAAGAAAAGATTCCAAATCCCAAAAAATAAGATGACCCAAGTCTTTCATCATAAACTATTTCACTGCTTAAATTGCAAAATACATTGAATATCACTTTCATATCAACATTACAACATCCTCCTCATGCAAGTGGCTTTTATTTCATGTTCTACAATCAAATTTTGGACCATCAACTAttgttgacttttttttttcatcaagacaattttttgaatttgaaaaagaaaacccaaaattccAAATAATTTCTATTTcagaaaaaaagtaataaatttaatatatatatacacacatccAAAACATACTATATTCTAATACTTGAATTAACCTCTATCAACAAAGTGAGGTTGCAAAGCACTGATCCGGTGGGTCGTCTGAGTCTAGAGACAGTGGATACTGACAAATGTACTGAAATGCTTCAATAATATTCAATGAAATGACTACATTAACTAAAGCTGAACTCCCTTTAAGCTGCAGCATTCACCTTCTTACTACAATGTCTTAGTAGGTCAAtacaaattgttttctttttccttataATAGGTGTTGGACTTAAATATATTCaattcttatatatattatatcatgtttGAGTATATATTAGATATAACTATTAAACACTCTCACTTATAGTCGTGGACGTAATAAATATTATCACCATTAATTCTATTAAATATCACTCTTAAATATGAATCATAGAAAGAACAAATCCTCAAAACTACTTGTGGTAATATCACGTTCAATTTATGGAAAAGGATTTCAATACATAGaatgatgaaatttttttattatatttttgacaAATTATGTCTAATTGTGGAGATATTTAATATAGGCAATACTGCTCTCTGTGTCATCCAATATGTCAAAATCTTTGTCTAATTTAGGGTCTATTAATGTCCAAAAAGCATTGGTCCTTAGCTTCTCAAAAGGACATGCAACATCTTCATCAAAGCTTAAAGCAGACAGACATTCAAGTATCtatgttatattttataaaatttgacttGCTAATAGGATGTATATTTAATACCATTTGTCAGGGTTTGGTGCAATTATCTAAGATGAGAAAGAGAGATGATTGGTCGTTGAATGAACAGTAAGTGATGAGATGATTCAGAGGTGTAAACTATTTATGCAGCTTAAAGATGGGAAAGTTGGATGGATTTAAGCAAACCAAATTTCAAAAGCTTCGACAAACCAATCCTAGCCCATatcttttttaagttttgaagATGCATAAAGTTCCACGTCAGTGTGAAATGATGCCAATTTTGTCAATCTGATTCCATCGCTTTTGGTTTGGTTTTAAATAGTTAGGGAGAATGGAGTTGGCAAAACATGAGTGGGAAAGGGCAAATCATCAATGTTTGGACAACTTGGGAAGGATGTTATTATCATAAAACTCTacttatttttacttattttgtttCATAATCCATTCGGGAACCTTGAGAATGGATTCATGGAGTTCGAAATGTTGGATTTGAGCCTCTCCTTAACCAATGTATCCATTCATgacaataatttattattatcataaatAATTTCATCTACTATTTGTTCGATACAATTCTAAAAAGTaatggttttaaaataaaaatatcgaaAATAAGAGTACTAATAATTTGTAATTATcccttttaataatatatattcaaaacttgagcataatttttttattgtaaaaattatatatcttaTTATTGCACTCAATATTTATAGATACTTAATCATCAAAGATATTCATAATTCCGAACCTACAGTTTCTAGTCCTTTCAATAACATTGCTAGCATAGTATAACATGGAAAACTGGCAGACCACACGAGGGAAATGCAgaaaaatatttatcaatttataaCATGATTTTTGACCTCTATAGAGTGGAGCAATGGACCCTTTTCAAAGCTCTTTTCTCTGACTGATTCTAGAGcctggaatatatatatatatatatatagaggaTTTGAAGCTATCTTTTAGCAATGTTAATGTATATCTAGTGATGATTTTGGGTGGGGAAAGCCTGCAGAAATATGGTTAGTGGTGGTTACACAGATTTTCTATTCATATTGTCATCCCTTCTACTCTTTGTGGGGATGTTATTATAGGGTTTTTGCATTTCTCACATGCATGGTTTCTAATATGAGAATTTCATCATTACTTTTTCAGTTTTAGTGCATATACttatcactttctcttttccaatatcggaaatttttattttacaaaataataatttaataaaaattaagttttcaaTACGCTTCCTACatataaaattgattaaaaaaaaaaacaaaaagagtaaAAATGTACATCCAATAACTACAAGACACTATCTTGGGATAAGGAAGATTAAAGGAAAGAAGATATATCTAATTAGATGGCGACTTATATTAGACATTTAAGTTGAAAAAGAAGGATATATCTAGGTacaacatattttattattaaaagtgGGTTGAGATGGGCAAAAATAAAGGGTAGAAATGATGCGGTGAAACCCTTCCACTGATCATAGGAAGCCTAAATATGCATTAATACGATGTATCAAGAATTCGTCCAAATTTGTTGGTGGGTTTCAACTTGGAAGCCATAAAAGCACCTTTAGAAAGAGAACCCAAGTCAAAGGGAATGGTGATGAATTTAAAATGTAGGGTTCATATCTTGCATATGAATTTGCcaagtaatttttaaattttattaatcaacAGTTAGTTGAAAAGCACTAAAAGCACTTTTGCAACAACAAATTTGGGAAATCTTATGTGATGGGATCACCAAATGATGTGCTTAAAgtgtttttatttcttaaatataTGATGTAAAAGGAGATAAGAGTAAAAGGTAAGACACTTTTCATGTTCATGGAAATTGAAATGTACTCcaacaaagaaattaaatttgtaaaaatatttatattaaaaataaaataaaatttatataattgagttttaatttaattggtatTAGTACTATTGTCGatgtaggaggatgtgggttcgaaCATTTAAAGTGTGTTTATTCTCTTTTTTAAGGATTAAGGAGGGATTATAAGgagttttaaacttttaattatattaaaaatattatttaattctattaaatattaatttatatagaaataattaatctaaaaaatattaaatatcaattATGATTTCTTTACTTTTGTTaccctttttaattaaaaaattacttaaaaaatttatatatttttaatatttttaaaccaccaaataaatttttattccttttcctaatatatattttttaaatattttttacttttttatttttcatattttttttatttattttcacttaGATAGTAAGTGTACAAATTTcttattgataatgttattgattaagttggtgtcacaagtcaactaGATAATAACTTAAGATTGAAGACAACACTATGATAAACAATTGCAgtacatttaatattcttaatatgatatatttacgTGTTTAAATTTCCTTTGACtcactatttaatttatttttcattttaatatcgtacatactGCATATCTTATTagtaattagtttcaaaccacaCGTTTCATTGTTtaatgtatgttatttttaaacacgcTCCTAAGTTTTACACAATTTTCACAAGTTATATGCATGTCATAAAATATCTAGTTTATATGTAAAAACTTTTATTACAATTCTGTTGGGACGAAATCGAATAAGACAAATACCGTGGAAGCATAATCTTTATTATTTCACTCTACAAAAAATCAATTCAGTAATTACGAAGAACCATTAACACAATATATTAACAACCAATGCAAATAAACCACAATATCACAAGCAAAAGTAATAAATCAAGACACTTAACTTTTATATGTGGAAAACCCCTTTAAAGCAAAGGGTAAAAACCACGAGACTTTGAAAGTTCACAAAAAATTCCACTATAATCAAAGTCTTACTACAAGATTACAACCAACCACAATAAAAAAGTATACATCTCAAACAAGGTTATCACCAAATAATCTCAAGCAAACTTTAAGAGAAAATTTGAGAATATCACCAAAAATAGACCGACTTTCAAAGCTAAAAACCCAAAGCTACAATACTTGAAATGAAAATCGGAATGTacactttaaaaattttcgagCCTACTAGCTTCCGTAAAAATATCAGCTCCATCGGACACCGAATGGACCTCTGATCCAAGAAAATACGAAAGATGGTTTGTGTAAAAAGAACTGTTTTGCTCTCCcacttttctctatttttttctgACTCTAGGCTCACACTTTTCACCATAAAAAGAAGTTGTTGCCTCCAttcttgtatatatatgtagGGCACATATAGAAGTGGGCACCCACATAGTGGGACCATTCATGGCCCAACAAAGTTTCCCTTCCCCTTATGTGAGAATGTTCGCCATACCGATGATAGAGTAACAAGCTTCAAACTTCCCTTTTGGTAAGACCTTGGTCAACATATCTGCACCATTATCATTGGTGTGAATTTTCTTAAGCTATAACAACTTAACCTTAAGAACTTCTTATATCCAATGATACCTCAGATCAATATGTTTAGACCGAGAATGAAAAGTAGAATTCTTACTAAGATGAATAGCGTTTTGGCTATCACAAAACCTGACATACCTCTCTTAAACAAAATCGAGTTCTTGCACAAACTTCCTTATCCAAAGCAACTCCATGCATGTTTTGGTAGCTGTAATAAACTCAAACTCGATAGTGGATAAAGTAACACATTTCTGTAATTGAAACTGTCAAGCCACAATCAAGTAACTCGAAGTAGATCTTCTTGATTCAATGTATTCAACTAAATCTGAATTTGTATGACCAATTAGAACGAGATTCTCAttgccaaatatatatatatttatatatatatcaagttgGAAGTGCTAAGAAGACATCTCATAATCCACTTTACCACATTTCAATGCTCTttgcctaaattagaaagaagcTGACTAATAGTTCCCACTGAATAAGCTAAGTCTGCCTCATTtataccattgcatacatcaaactacccacggtTGAAGAGTAAGAAACTTTTTGCATGTCTTCCTTCTCTTTCTCTATTGAATGAATTTGCTTGACACTCTGTTGGAACTACATAACAAAGGGAGAGCTCACCACTTTAGCTCTATTTGTATTAAatctttgaagtactttctcaatgtacctctcaTGTGATAACCATAACTTCTTGGCATGTCGATCACATGTTAACCGAATGCCAATAATTTTCTCTGCTGGCCCCGAATCCTTCATCACAAAGGACTTACTCAACTCTTACTTCAATATAGAAATTCTAGAAGCATTATGACCAACAATAaatatatcatcaacataaagcaatataataaaatcatcaccagagaatctctgAACAAAAAGACAATAACCAGAATTAGTCTCCTTATAGCTATGCTCCCCTATAACAAACTCAAACTTTTTGTCCCATGGCCTTAGAGCTTGCTTCAAAGAATAGAAACTCTTCCTTAATCTACACACATAGCTCTTTTTCTCTTGTGCAAAAAAACCCTCTAGTTGCTCAACGTAAAACTCTTCCTCTAAATCACTGTAAAGGAAAATAGTTTTCACATTTGTCTATTCAATCTTTAAGTCATAATAAGCTACCAAATTTAATATAGTTCTGctagaggacatcttcacaaccaaagaaaatatttcttcaaagtCAAGCCCCCTTTTTTTCTGACTGTAATCCTTGAtgaccaatctagctttgtattgTGGAGTTGAATtatcttcttgcttcaacctatAAGCCCACTGATTTCTCAAAACTCTTTTACCCTTTGGCAATTTCATCAACTCAAAGGTATGGTTTtcatgcaaggattgaagttcATCTTTCATAGATTCAACCTACTTATATTTGCATTCACTTTCCATAGTCTCTTCATAACATTCTAGTTCTCCCATGttagttaaaaaaatatactCACTAGTAGAATAACTCAtagaagatcgtcgatctctaGTTGATCTTTGAAGTGGAACTGTTGGTGGAGCTATAGATTCTTGGTGTTGATTATTCTCAACCTCATCTATGAGAGCATCAAAATCAACTATAACCTGCTAGTTATCAATATTATTGTTGTGTGTAAATAGCTAAtgcaattgtgcaagtgtacacgtcattcaagtaataaagtgataagtaagtatcgTATCCTCAGGGATCAGAAATTGGTAAGAAAttgattaagttattataatcctATTAGCTATACTAAATAACAGGAAATACTTTTAAATTGAATAAGAAGTTGGTATAAtgaattaatgtaatttaatactaaaaacataaaattgaTATGACAAATACAATGTAGTGGCAAATTACAGAGAAAAGCAAGAGTAATTTCTGTTGTTGAATGAATAGGGTTGGAATTATTCAGGTGTAATGCtcatatcaaaataatttcatgTCAAAATATTGTCTAATCAGCTGCTCAGAGCATTACTACTATAACCTACCTCTTTCGATAGTTAGATTTAAGCTAAAAATCTAAGTTACTATATGTCTACAGAACTTTGGATTAACAACTGCGATGAACGATCTTCTTCGCACAATTCGTAACATCTAAGTCTAGAGTGCTACGAGTATTTTGTCAAATATTCGCTTGCATCAAACGATTCTAGATCCaatatatttaaccttttcagaattaaaaatacaTCTATGAACACATCATACAatcaactatgtctagagcttgcatgcatgtatttaaaatagGCACAAATAGAATAAAACAATGATAAAGGCAATCTCAAACATGAACATTAGAAATGGTAATCATCCACCCAAATAACTCTAACCCAAAAAAGATTTAGTTCATAGGTGGAAAAGTAAACATCGaatttaaatcattcatcaacatttaaAGAAGTTTGAGTCACAGAAATCAGGAAAACTAAAGTTAGAACTGTAAGATTTCTCGCTACACTTCAGCTTCTATTTTATCTTTCGATCATTCGTGAATCTAGGATAGATGTCTCTTCCCCTTCTTCACGTCTGTATTCTACTTTCTGTAGCTGTTaccttttctttctctgaaattcTCCAATGGAATTTTTCTCTGTGCAGAGAGAGGATTGTTGTCTTCAGTCTATTTCTCACACAAATTctcattcctttttcttcttccctcctcttctttt
The sequence above is drawn from the Gossypium hirsutum isolate 1008001.06 chromosome A05, Gossypium_hirsutum_v2.1, whole genome shotgun sequence genome and encodes:
- the LOC107939256 gene encoding formate--tetrahydrofolate ligase isoform X2, with the protein product MSSSRSVRKLEVVSPVPADIDIANSVEPFHISEIAKDLNLSPNHYDLYGKYKAKVLLSVLDELESSDNGYYVVVGGITPTPLGEGKSTTTVGLCQALGAYLDRKVDLGVAVQRACASGNQQLKYLYPLDISIKEKIEAIAKSYGASGVEYTEQAEKQIEMYTKQGFSGLPICMAKTQYSFSHNAAEKGAPGGFILPIRDVRASIGAGFIYPLVGTMSTMPGLPTRPCFYEIDLDTATGKVIGLS